A single Carassius carassius chromosome 3, fCarCar2.1, whole genome shotgun sequence DNA region contains:
- the nr1h3 gene encoding oxysterols receptor LXR-alpha, with the protein MSTLSTTNITDVGHGDSLCCASEEGPSAATAEVKQEIVSQTASYGTSHNELNEPLLMEPGDIKMYPTEDTPAPEGHPVKRKKGPAPKMLGNEVCSVCGDKASGFHYNVLSCEGCKGFFRRSVIKGAQYTCKNSGRCEMDMYMRRKCQQCRLRKCREAGMLEQCVLSEEQIRLKKMKKQEEETARTSAVPTPSPAPEMPPLAPEQQEMIEKLVSMQKQCNKRSFLDRPRVTPWPQSQDPLNREVRQQRFAHFTELAIMSVQEIVDFAKQLPGFLELTREDQIALLKTSTIEIMLLETSRRYNPAIESITFLKDFSYNKEDFAKAGLQFEFINPIFEFSKGMNDLHLDEAEYALLIAINIFSADRPNVQDHELVERLQQPYVDALHSYIRIKRPNDHLMFPRMLMKLVSLRTLSSVHSEQVFALRLQDKKLPPLLSEIWDVHE; encoded by the exons ATGTCCACCCTTTCTACGACTAATATCACTGATGTTGGTCATG GGGACTCTCTCTGCTGTGCCAGTGAAGAGGGGCCTTCAGCAGCGACAGCAGAAGTGAAACAGGAGATTGTCAGTCAGACGGCCTCATACGGCACCTCACACAATGAGCTGAACGAACCGCTGCTCATGGAGCCCGGCGACATCAAGATGTACCCCACAGAGGACACACCTGCACCAG agGGTCACCCAGTCAAGAGAAAGAAAGGCCCTGCTCCCAAGATGTTGGGGAATGAGGTGTGTAGCGTATGTGGAGACAAAGCTTCTGGCTTTCATTACAATGTGCTGAGCTGTGAGGGCTGTAAAGGTTTCTTCAGACGCAGCGTCATCAAAGGAGCGCAATACACCTGCAAAAATTCGGGCCGCTGCGAGATGGACATGTACATGCGCCGCAAGTGTCAGCAGTGCCGTCTGCGCAAGTGCAGGGAGGCCGGCATGCTGGAGCAAT GTGTGCTCTCAGAAGAGCAGATCCGactaaaaaagatgaaaaaacagGAAGAGGAGACAGCACGTACCTCTGCAGTCCCAACACCCAGCCCTGCTCCTGAGATGCCCCCTCTGGCTCCTGAACAGCAGGAGATGATCGAAAAACTGGTGTCCATGCAGAAACAGTGCAACAAACGCTCTTTTCTCGACCGGCCCAGAGTTACT CCTTGGCCACAGAGTCAGGACCCACTTAACCGAGAGGTTCGACAGCAGCGGTTTGCTCATTTCACTGAGCTGGCCATCATGTCTGTGCAGGAGATTGTAGACTTTGCTAAACAGCTGCCTGGCTTCCTGGAGCTCACCCGAGAGGACCAGATCGCCCTGCTGAAGACCTCCACTATAGAG ATCATGCTGCTAGAGACTTCCAGACGTTATAACCCAGCGATAGAGAGCATCACCTTTCTCAAAGACTTCAGTTATAATAAGGAAGATTTTGCCAAAGCAG GGCTGCAATTTGAGTTCATCAACCCCATCTTTGAGTTTTCAAAAGGCATGAATGACCTCCACCTGGATGAGGCGGAGTACGCTTTGCTCATCGCTATCAACATTTTCTCAGCAG ACCGACCGAACGTGCAGGATCATGAGTTAGTGGAAAGACTACAGCAGCCATATGTGGACGCTCTCCACTCTTACATCCGAATAAAACGACCCAAC GATCATCTGATGTTTCCCCGGATGCTGATGAAGCTGGTCAGCCTGCGCACACTGAGCAGCGTCCACTCAGAGCAAGTCTTCGCTCTGCGCCTCCAAGACAAGAAACTCCCACCTCTGCTTTCTGAAATTTGGGATGTCCACGAGTGA